The segment AGACATTGTTCAAAACATACATATTCAGGTATAGTTGTGTAGCATAAAAGGtccagtaaacaaacaaacaaacacacaactcTTATGATTATGAATatcaatatatttgtttttctgcAGTCTTAAACTGTGGGAGCAGTGAGATCTGTTCTGAACAGATCTGTATCTTCAGCTCGATGTGTTCTGCTCATTAAAAGCTGATGATGGTTCCCATCACGCCCCCGAAACGCAAGACTGAACAAATCAGAATCTGCATTCAGTCAAACTGTGTTTCGCACAAAGGAAATCCTCTGAAAGCGGCTCAGCTTCAGCTCGTGTGACGTTCTGTTTCTGGAAGAGTCCGGTTTGGCCTTGGCACACGTCTGATGAGGAATTAGCACTCGCTCACGCTTCTGAACTCACCGTTTCCTTCACAAACCTTTCTAGTAGTTTGGCCTCCAGACCTCATCCAGTCCCTGCTCACTGTAAGAACTTCCTGTTCCTGTGCAGCAGCGAGGACATGCAtacagctgctgctgctgataaTGTGATTCATCTCTGATAATTCATGGGCTCaaggccaaacacacacacacacacagtcagcaaGAGAAATGCACATTGTTCCTGTGGGAACGTGGTTTCGGGGCGTCAGGGGGGCATCAGGCCAATTTATGTCCCTCAGGAAACACAAATCTCAATGTTGCTCTGTAAAAAATGGCGAAAGGATTTTGTCCTCTGTAACCTTTAGTCCGCTTTAAAGTcaacaacatgaaatcaaaatggactttACGACAGTCTTgtgttttttaaaacaatttaaaaaaggaCACAGAACTgcaatttcaattttaatatgCAGAGGTTTGTAATAATTAAGTCTCACAAAGACTGCATTTtatgcagtttgcacaaaaacTGTTAATAATAAGAATCATTCTTAATAAATGCAGACAATAAAGACTGATAAaaatgagcagtaaatcatcatattttcatgatttctgaagatcatgtgacactgaagactggaggaatgatgctgaaaatacagcggagcatcacagaaatacattacactttaacacagattcacacagaaaacagctgctttacgttgtagtaatatttaacaatattactgtttttatggcattttttgattaaattaatgtaGCATTGGAGAGCAGAAGAGactgtcaatcaatcaatccccAAAAAAATCTATAgtatacataatatttaatataaagtaattgATCTGAATTGAAATATAAAGAAATTCATATATCTGTGATTTCTAACTAAGCAAAGTCTATCAAAATGAATGTTAAAGCTTTAAACACTGGCAAGTTTTAAAAGCCTTTATAGgatcaaattgtaaaaaaaaaaaaaaaaagaatataaatgaatataattatatgaatatataaaaaaatatataaatatgaatcaaaAACCTAAccataatattaaacaaaaacaaaactgaaataaaatttattagACCTACGTagtaaaactttaataaatacataaatggacAAACACGCATAAAATTACTAAACGTACTTCAAAATGAAGACTGATAGTATAACAATAAAAGCAGTTCAAAACAGtgtataaataatagtaaaataacactggttattATCACATCATGATGTGAGCACACAGCTTCAGCCATAGATTATCAGCAAACTGCTGTGTGTTTTCCGTTAATGACATTCctcttcttcatgaagctcaggaattTCCTGCCTTCGCTCTGGTTTATAACGCAGGGAACTTGCACAGGTTAATGGGAGTGAGCTGCGGTGGGATGTGTGTGAGTTATATGTCTGCTGTAGGCCTGATGTGGGATGGAGAGATCATCGCTCACGTTCAGCAGAAGAGGAGCAGCTCTTAAATAACGGCTCGGACACTCTCACGGGCTGCTTTAGCAAGATTTGCGTGCAGCGTCTGAGGGCGAAACACACCGCAGGAGATCTGGAAGGGAGTGTTTCTGAGCAGCAGGTTGTGACCCGCGGATAGATCTCTGACTCTCTGACAAACAGCAGCAACTGATCCTGCTTCAGTGTGTTGAACTCATTACAGGATGGAGCTGCACTTACCAGCAAGTGCTTACAGTGCTACAGGTGATCCGTCCATCCATCTCTCCAACACGTATCCATCCACCTTGAaattccttccatccatccatccatccatccttccaacCAACtaccaatccatccatccatccatccatccaaccaaccaCCATATATATGTGTATCCATCCTTCCAACCAACtaccaatccatccatccatccccaacgtatccattcatccatccgtcCAACCATATATCCAACCATATGgaaattccatccatccatccatccatccaccatccatccatccatatgcTCACCATCCATTCAACCAtcattcatccatctatccatccatccatccatccaaacatcaaTCCACCATCCATCAACCCTCTGTCCGTCCATTcatccatcatctatccatcTACCCACCTAGAAGTTCCGTTCATCTATCTATccaccatctatccatccatatgtcttatccttccatccatccatcaattcttctgtccatccatccacccatccctCCATCCATGCTTTCATCCATTTATTCACCCATTCTTGCATTTATGTCACATCACACTTTATCCAtcctttcatccatccatccatccatccatccatgtttttgtccatttattcatccatccatctttccatccatccaccctttcatccatccatccatccatccatgtttttgtccatttattcatccatccatctttccatccatccaccctttcatccatccatccatccatccatctatcttttCAGCTACTAAAAACTTGTTTGGTAGAACTGGTGTTCATGGTATGTCATGACATATTTGTCCTTTAAATGATGGATAAATGAAGTTTTCCTTTCTGTCTCCTGGGGTTTAGCTAATCGTCTCACTATAAACCTAAAAACATGAGTGAGTTGTGAGAGTCTCTGGAAGACAAATAGTCTCGAGCGCTGCAAAAATGTTTGTTCAACAGCACTGATGAATCTTTgcatgatttcagcatctgctgctcGACGTCTCCAAACAATGGGCCATAATTCATCTGTCAGCGCAGCTCAAGGACAGACTGAGGATCTGTGGagctttcatttatttgtgtCCTTAAAATTAATCAATCCTTCATTCTTACAAAGCAGAACCAGTTCCTCTGCACATCTGAAAGCTGGACATCAACATGTTCTCATACTGATAGAAAGTGGTTCTCAAATCCCGCTCAATGATGTTAAAGAACACGATTAGAAATCTCATCTTGAACACATCCAGATTGAACATGTGATTGGCTGGAATCGATTGTGTTTGAGCAGGCAAACTGACACCATGTTTTGTGCAGTGATCATCAACGCTGGTAAAGAGCTCCTTGTTCATTTAAAATTCATTTCAGAGTGTCTTTTTCAGCAAACGCTCAGATTGACTGCAGCTGCTGAGAAATCTCTTCCATATGTGAGATGAGGAGCCTCCTTTACCTCTAATTCATGtgtttacacacagacacacacacacacacacacatgctatgACAGTAAAGTGAGTGTGTTGCACGTATGGCACGTCTGAAGTCATGTTATGATGATGCATGCTTTACAGACGGCACAAAtccgcaagttttgagcagtaaATCTGCTGTAAAGAAGATCTCAAACCTCTGAAGGCATTCTCTCAGATAAAGATCTCTTCCATCGTGCTCTTCTGCGTCGTGTCGGATGACAGATATCTCACTCTTGTAGCTGGAGATAAATATTACATTCCTGCTGCTCGAACGCTGCCAGCTTTATGTTCCTCTGACCAGTACGGAGACGCATGAATCTGATGCTTGTGTCCTGTTCCCCTGACTGGACAGTTTAGGGTGAGCTTGATCACGTGTTTTGTGAGACGCACAGAGATGTTCAAGCGCTGCTGGTTTTCATTTCACACCTGTTCAGACAATGGTTGtggaaatatatttctccagGTGTTCAGTCTGTCAACACGACTCTCCCTCAAAACCACATCTCCTCACGTAATCAACAGAGCCCTCAACATGCTAAGTGCCCCATTCAATGCGAATTCAACTGGAAAatagttaaaatagttttaaaagtattatgaTAAATTGTTAAATAATCACATATATATGTCAATTCCAGTTCATACACGCACAGTTCTCCAACTGTGTGacagtgtgtgagtgcgtgtgtgatgtgatgtgtgtgtgcgtgtgtgacagtgtgtgtgatgtgtgtgtttgtagtccAGGAGGGGTCAAAGTTCAGCTGTAAAGTCAAGCACAATTGCAGAAATGACTTGATTCCTCTTTTTAATTTCACTCATGCGTGTCCATCCGACCGGCTCAGATCGTGTGACACGCTGTAATGATTTCCACTAATAATTTGCCATTATGTAGTCATGTTTATTAGCTGATTGAGACCCACCTGAGGGATTCCAGCGCAGATTTCACATGTGGAACTGAAGCATATCTGTGGAAAATTATGACTCAATGCCTGTGTGTCGTCTGTGAGGAGCTTCTGGGTAACGTAGGCTGTAAAATGTAAACTCTCATGTGTATTAAGGCCAAACAAGACATGAGAAAGTCTGTGCTTTAACTGTATAAATGTGTAGCATTCACTGATTGTGGAGAACTCTGAAACAGCGATCCTTGTGATTTGATTGGAACCGTGAACAGGGTTTTGACTTTGAAACGTGCAGCACTCATTTATTTAATGGAACCATctccttttgaagtttaataatcACATATCTATAGAACATTTCCCCACATAAGAAACATAACCGTGCTTTGGTAAGTCATAATAATGAGATGAAAATATGAAGTtatgacaaattaaaattatgggATAAAACAGAAATTATGGCATAGTTATTATTATGATGTTGAAATGATGACACATCATgagataaagtcaaaattatgagataaaatacagaaattatGGCACACTAAGtcctaattatgagataaaaagttatgagataaagtcaaaattggcataaaaatttattatgagataaaatgtaGAAATTGTGGAATACTGAaccaagtcataattatgagatgaaaaagttgaaattatataAATGGACATTATGCAAAATTATGATATACTATAtcgtaattatgagataaagtcgAGATTAGGAGATAAAAAACTATAGTTATGAGATAAAAGTCGGGATTATGATATATTAAAtggtaattatgagataaagtcgAGATTAGGACATGAAAAactataattatgagataaaagtcgggattatgatatattaaatggtaattatgagataaagtcgAGATTAGGACATGAAAAactataattatgagataaaagtcgGGATTATGATATATTAAATGGTAATTATGAGATAAGAAGTCAAATTATGCCATTCTAAAGTTAAATGATGATAAAAAGGCAAAAAACTAAGaaattcaataattattttgaaaattttaAGTCTCATAATATTTATGACTTTAGTAAGTTATAATTTCGACTTGTCATCAATTTCGTctctttatctcataattaaatTTTCGACTTTTAAAGTCAtggttttgactttttttatcataataatgactatttatctcataattaccacttaaaatatcttaataataactttaaaaatCTTTAGATTTTTCATCTCATAAATATGACGTGCCAAATCAAAGACTCAGTGTTCCCCTGCCCAAATTTGAGACCACTTAAAATGATAATTAAGATGTTTGTTACACTGCTGAAGACTTTTTAATGGCCTCAGATTTGATCAAATGAAATGCAGGGGTTTTTATGTAGCTGCAGAAACCCATCAGGAGCGTTTGACTGGAGCGATCTGCTGGATTCATAATTACAAATGCAGCTCCGCTGATCCGGTATTTTCCTTTCCGTTGACAATCCCATGTGGATTATTAGTCTGTGATCCAGAGATTGTGTTCGTACTCACAAACAAAAGAAACTGAGAGTTAGAGATTAAGCAAAACTCTCTTGTGGAAACGTGTTGGAGGAGCTACACAAAGAAATACTTCTTACGCCATATTTTGTTACGTTTACATGAGAAGCAAAATTCCTTTGAGCATAACGTCTTGTTCCCTAAAACAAATACTCAAataaagtgagtttatgcttaaaatatcTGTCAGTGGCCCAGCTAGCAGATATTTGATCTTCTTTAAGCATAAATTCAATTAATCTTGatgcatttttcagaaaacaagactttataTCCTAAGTAATTTTGTTccttaagtaaatgtatcttgatttaagatggtttagatatttgtactggaaaacaagactcaAATATTAATTCAGAAAGTCATTTATGCAGTGTAACAGTACTAACATGTCACTTTTTAGAGTCACATCTGTGATTTGTGTTACATTTGAACAGTTCATGTAAATTAACCATGTTACAAGATTTTtctgacactgtttgtttttagCAAAAACTTGATATGTTTTGATACATTTTCTTTTGAAAACAAGCCTAAGGTCTAAAGATTTCCTCATGTTCTTGTGAAAGATGACTAATTCTGTTGATGATAATAATTAATTGTGatctgatattttaaaaaaagagcaaACTGTAGCACAAGAGTAGTGTGTGTATAACTCCTGTAGGAGAAAGTCGACTCATTGAAGTCTTTACTGCAGTTTCTTCAGCAGTTTGAGAAGCAGAAGCCAATCTCATCCTCGCAGCTCAATTTCACTTCAGTTAAAGCTCTTTATTGGACATTTCTGTTTGATTTAAGCCTTATCTGCACCCTGTGGGACATCAGGTCGGATACTGAGTGGATTTGACTATTAATGATAGAGAGCAGAGAGAGGATCGATTCTGGACAGGTTTCTGATTAAGGCTTTCCTGAACTTCTGAGAAGCTCCATTAAGCTGCTTAACATAAGCCCACACAGACTTCAGAGGACGGCCTGTGACTGCGTGAAATCACAGTCTCCTGAAGAGCTCAGACAGTCTGTAATGTGCGGATGCATCCGTATCGGAGCCGAACAGACGGACACCTGGAGAACTTCTCAAAGGAGGAATAGAAGAAAGTTGAGCAAACTTGAGGAAACACTTGAGCTTTTAAGTTTCATTCCTGACACGAGAGAAAACGTCCCGTCGGCAGAAAAACTGTTGGTTTCAATCTCAGTGAAACCTGTGAGAATACATCCAGCTCATATTTCAACTCAAAATCTACAGAGAGAaagaagaaattatattttatttgcattgtaaCATCCTGTTCTCATCGGTGTAATgatgacacatatatatatataaaattgttaatatatatgtttattaggatgttcaaaatgtcatttttaattcaatttgttactttatgtttctttaattatttgtgaaatttgttAAAAAGTAAAACCTATACCAATTCATTTAGTGCATATTTACTTTATGCTAGTTTgagttaaaatgtattattatataatgtccttttatatatatatgcagatatTTAAAACACATAAAGATACTGTATGTTCATAATGTATTACAGATTGTGTTAAAGCAATTTAATTGGCATGAAAATAATGGTAAAGGATTATGATGGTCTTTAAGCAGGCTTGTTTTTCTTCATGCtaaatatttttacttattttttgatttgggggtgaaatatgacctgcatGCTGAGACTCACAGAGTAATATGAGCTGTTCCCAGATGTGTTTCAGCTCACAGGGACTCATTCAAACATATCAAACTCACACCTTTACAGAATGACACATCTGTTGCATGTATGAGAAATGACAATGCTGTTTACTAAAAACCTTAGGAATGATGCTGAAGACAAAAGCGTTTCACAAAGGAAAGCTGAGTTTGAGTGAATCCAGAAAACTCCTGAGAAAGAGTGGCAGTGTTCAGCTTTCACTTCTGATACTAATTACTGTGTAATCAAACAttcctgcagagagagagagagagagagagagagagagagaaacagagacagagagagagagagagagagagagagagagagaaacagagacagagagagagagagagagagagagagagagagaaacagagacagagagagagagagagagagagagagagagagagagacagagagagagagggagagagagagagagagaaacagagacagagagagagagagagagagagagggaaagagagagagagagagagagaaacagagacagagagagagagagagagagagagagagagagacagagagagagacagagagagagagagaaagacagagagagagagagagagcgagagagcgataGGATCGGTCGATTTTACAGTGGGTTTGAAAGCCATTAGTCTGAAGAATGTACGATGCTATCGAAGCCAATCACTCACACGCTGATACAGGATTGTTTCCAAATGGAAGCGTTATTCTTGCTGTGTTTTGGACTGTGACGTCCATCTAAAATTCCTCAAGTTATTTTACTCTTTACTGCATATTATTTCTGAGGAAAActgaatatttaataatactaatactactactactactactaatagtaattataataataattgcaataataaaaatagtaataataataataataataacaataatgattataatagtataaataaaataatagcaataatataatataataacagtaaaaaattataataataggataaattataataataatattagtaataataattataacaatattaatactaatactaatagtagtagtaataataataatgataataataatagtaaaaaaaataataatagcaataatgttataaaataataataataagagtaaaaaataaaataaaagcagtaatgataataataataataataataataataataataataataataataataataataataataataataacattaataatagcaataataataacagtaaaatagtttttatttatatggcAAATTTCAAAATTTCAAGGTCATTTTACAAGAAATAGGAGACATTCAAACAGCAAAACAAAGACCAAAACTGAAGCAAACAGAAGAAAgcaggaagaaagaaagacatcatTACTTTAATGAAACagcattatataattaattaaatttaagagaaaaaaataatgattaatggATAGTTAAAGcatcatcaaaatatattttttcttgccaaaatatattttgaatatatggtAATTATATGTAAGAGTGAAGCTcgattaaaagtattttttataaactCTTAGCCTCCTCGGGGGGAACTGTTAGCGGACGCCTCCTCGGGGGAATTGTGAGCAGACGCCGCttcgggggaactgtgagcggatgCCTCCTtgggggaactgtgagcggacgcctcctcgggggaactgtgagcggatgCCTCCTtgggggaactgtgagcggacgcctcctcgggggaactgtgagcggacgcctcctcgggggaactgtgagcagaCGCCTCCTCGGGGGAAATGTGAGCGGACGCCTCCTTGGGGCAACTGTTAGCGGACGCctcctcgggggaactgtgagcagaCGCCTCCTCGGGGGAAATGTGAGCGGACGCCTCCTTGGGGGAACTGTTAGCGGACGCctcctcgggggaactgtgagcagaCGCCTCCTCGGGGGAAATGTGAGCGGACGCCTCCTTGGGGGAACTGTGAGCAGACGCCTCCTCGGGGGAACTGTTAGCGGACGCctcctcgggggaactgtgagcagaCGCCTCCTCGGGGGAACTGTTAGCGGACGCctcctcgggggaactgtgagcagaCGCCTCCTCAAGGGAACTGTGAGCAGATGCCTCCTCAGGGGAACTGTGAGGAGACGCCTCCTCGGGGGAACTGTTAGCGGACGCctcctcgggggaactgtgagcagaCGCCTCCTCAAGGGAACTGTGAGCAGATGCCTCCTCAGGGGAACTGTGAGCAGACGCCTCCTCGGGGGAACTGTTAGCGGACGCctcctcgggggaactgtgagcagaCGCCTCCTCAAGGGAACTGTGAGCAGATGCCTCCTCAGGGGAACTGTGAGCAGACGCTTCCTCGGGGGAACTGTTAGCGGACACCTCCTTGGGGGAACTGTTAGCGGATGCctcctcgggggaactgtgagcagaCGCCGCCTTGGGGGAACTGTTAGCGGACGCctcctcgggggaactgtgagcagaCGCCTCCTCGGGGGAACTGTTAGCGGACATctcctcgggggaactgtgagcggatgccttctcgggggaactgtgagcggacgccGCTTCAGGGGAACTGTTAGCGGACGCctcctcgggggaactgtgagcggatgccttctcgggggaactgtgagcagacacctcctcgggggaactgtgagcagaCGCCGGCTTGGGGGAACTGTTAGCGGACGCCTCCTTGGGGGAACTGTTAGCGGACGCctcctcgggggaactgtgagcagaCGCCTCCTCGGGGGAACTGTTAGCGGACGTctcctcgggggaactgtgagcggatgCCTTCTCGGGGGAACTGTTAGCGGACGTCTCCTCGGGTGAACTGTGAGCGGACGCctcctcgggggaactg is part of the Carassius carassius chromosome 33, fCarCar2.1, whole genome shotgun sequence genome and harbors:
- the LOC132114102 gene encoding sialidase-like codes for the protein MVCFWGGLAEPFRSLMPFWHPGETLEDYINLALQVSGSAIRVGMPTQDVACEAEGSAKEASANSPPEEASASSSPEAASANSSPEAASANSSPGEASPHSSPEAASANSSPEVASTNCSPEVASANCSPEVASANSSPKEASTNSSPKEASANSSPEEASTNSSPEEASANSSPEEASAHSSPEATSAHSSPEEASAHSSSEAASANSSPEATSAHSSPEEVSAHSSPEETSTHSSPEETSAHSSPEETSANSSPEKASAHSSPEEMSANSSPEEESANSSPKEVSAHSSPEETSANSSPEKTSANSSPEEASAHSSPEEASANSSPEEVSAHSSPEETSTHSSPEETSAHSSPEETSANSSPEKASAHSSPEETSANSSPEEESANSSPKEVSAHSSPEETSANSSPEKASAHSSPEETSAHSSPEEASAHSSPEETSANSSPEKASAHSSPEETSANSSPEEASAHSSPEEASANSSPKEASANSSPKPASAHSSPEEVSAHSSPEKASAHSSPEEASANSSPEAASAHSSPEKASAHSSPEEMSANSSPEEASAHSSPEEASANSSPKAASAHSSPEEASANSSPKEVSANSSPEEASAHSSPEEASAHSSLEEASAHSSPEEASANSSPEEASAHSSPEEASAHSSLEEASAHSSPEEASANSSPEEASPHSSPEEASAHSSLEEASAHSSPEEASANSSPEEASAHSSPEEASANSSPEEASAHSSPKEASAHISPEEASAHSSPEEASANSSPKEASAHISPEEASAHSSPEEASANSCPKEASAHISPEEASAHSSPEEASAHSSPEEASAHSSPKEASAHSSPEEASAHSSPKEASAHSSPEAASAHNSPEEASANSSPRGG